The following DNA comes from Acidobacteriota bacterium.
CGGCGGCGTCGGGCTCCGGATCGTGGGGGCTACCTCGAACCCCGGCGACGTCGGCACCGTCACCGTGCTTCGATCGAGGTTCGTCGCCAACGAAGGCGCGATCTCCCTCGAGGGGGCGCCCGGCGGGACGCTCGTCACGCTGAGGGTGTCCCGCAGCTGGATCGGCACGTCGGCCGACGGCGGTCCGGGGACCGGCAACCTGTTCGCCGTGACGGCCACCTTCGGCACGGTCGAGCTCGTCGGGAACCGCCTGAGCGGCCCGGGTGACGGGATCGATCTCGGTCCCGGGACGGACGGAAGCCGGGTGGCCGGCAACGAGATCGGGCTGTCCGATCCGGCGGGGGCGGCCTGCGCCGGCTTTTACGGCCCCGCCGTCCGAGTCGGCGGCGCGGTCACCGTGATCGGCAACCGGATCCGTTGCAGCGGCATCGGGGTGGCGGTCACGCTCGAAGGAGCCCGCGCGAGGGTGACGTCGAACGTCATCGGGGGAGGCGCCGGGGATGGGATGCTCGAGGACGGGGTGCGATTCGCGGCGGCACCGGGCGTGAAGATCGACCGGAACCGTATCAGCGGCTCCGGCGGTGCGGGCATCGCGCGCGATCCGGCGTCGCCGGGACCCACCGACCAGGCACCGGAAGTCCTCTGCAACCGCGCATGGAGCAACGCCGGGGGGGCGCTCGACCTCGGTTCCCCCGTGCCCTCGCCGATCCTCGGAACGGCGACGCCGATCGAGGTGGACGGCACGACGGATCCACCGCTCACTGGCTGGGTCGAGATCTTCGGAGACGAGCAGGACCAGGCGCGGCTCTTCCTCGGCGCGGTGGAGCCCTCGGCCGACGGCAAGTTCCGGCAGCTCATCCCGGTCGTCGACCTCCGCGTCAGGCCGGCCGCGGACGGCACGAACCACGCCATCTCCTTCGACCGCAGTCTCCTGGGCTTCCACACGGCGACTTCTTTCGACCCCGGCCTGGGCGGCACGTCCGACCCGTCGGTTCCGCTGGCCGCCGACAACCAGGGCCTGGCCTTCGACGTGGTCCGGGGAGAGGTGGCGAACCTCGGCCCCGACCCGGCCGGTGGGACCTTCCTCGGCGATCTCGTGTGCCTGGCCGCGGCCGTTCCGCCTGGAGGGCCCGAGGTGGTCGATCCCGACGTGCCGCTTCCCGGCTCCGCCTTCTTCTATCTCGCGCGGCGCCGGTCGGGACCCGACCTGAAGGGAACTTACGATCCTGCGCAGTGCGCCGACGTGGCCGGCCGGGCGTTCCGGGGACCGAGGCGCCCGGGGAACGGCGATTGCCTGTGAGCGGCCGCCGAGGGACCCGCCCGGCCGGCTACATCTTCCGGGAGCGCTCGAGGATGCCCTTCAGCTCCTCGACCACCCTATCCCTCTCGCGGTCGCGCAGCGACAGGATCTGCTGCAACGCGATGCCGATCTGGGGGATGTACCGGGTGATGTAGCTCCGCTTCTTCTGCTCGGCGGCGATGCGCTCGCGCCGGCGGATGTACGCGCCCAGCCGCCGCCCGACCTCCATCAGCGCGAGCCGGATTTCCTTGACGATTTCGGGGTAGGAGGCGATGGCCTCCTTGCTCTCCGAGGTGAAGGGCACCCACACCGAGGCCAGGTGCACGAACAGCAGCACCGGGCCGGTCGGGGGGGCTCCCTTGGACTGCGACAGCCCGTAGCTGCGCCAGTTCGTCTGGACCACCGCCTTTGTGATCGCGCAGCCTCCCGACTGGTACAGGAGCGGGACGCGGTTGGCGAACCGCGTCACCTGGGCCAGGTCGTCGCCGGGGAGCTTTCCGCCGTAAGCGAGCCCCACCTCGACCAGGAACGGGTTGCCGCGGTAGACCGCCGGGGGGCGGCTGCACGAGGCAAAGAAGTCGGCCTCGATCCGCTGGCGCAGCGCGTTCTCGATCAGCTCGGCGCCGATCGGCACCAGGCAGTTTGTCGGCGGCGCCATGATGCGCACCTTGGGAATCGCCCGGTAGAGCCGCTCGACCTCCCGCGTGTCGAGCCGCCGCGGGCTCGCCTTGGGCGAGACCTTGGCGCGCTCGCAGATCTCGGCGGCCACCTTGGCGCTCACCCGCGAGAAGCTCGCCTGGAGCGCGGTGGCGAGGTAGCGCTCCTTGCTGTCCCGAAGGATCTTGATCAGGTTGCCGAGCTCCACGCCGTGGGGATGGGGCTTGATCTCGCGCGGCTCGGGAGGCAGCTCGTCGGTCACCCGCTCCCACACGACCGGCTCACCCTTCGGCGGCAGGTAGCGCAGCGTCGCGTGGGGGTTCGCGAGCGCGGTCAGTTCGAGGTATTCGTCGACGCTCCGGCGGCCGCGGGTGAAGTGGCCTTCCAGGGTGATCCGGACCTCGGTTCCCCGCGTGAACGACGGGTCCTCGAGCGGCGTGTCCTTGAGGATCTCCGGCTTGTTGCGCCTCGTGTCGATCGCGACCTCGTAATGATGGGCCGGCCGGCGGGGCCCGGTGCGCGAGGTGATCACCACGGGGCGCCCGGTGGTGAGCAGGCCGTACATCCCTGCCGCGGAGATCCCGATGCCCTGCTGCCCGCGGGACTGGCGGTAGCGGTGGAACTTGCTCCCGTACAACAGCTTTCCGAAGATCTTCGGGATCTGGTCCTTGACGATGCCGGGGCCGTTGTCCCGGACGCGGACCTCGAAGCGGTCCTCGGCGAGCTGGGAGACGGCCACCTCGATCTCCGGCAGGATGCCCGCCTCCTCGCAGGCGTCGAGCGCGTTGTCCACGGCCTCCTTCACCGTGGTCAGAAGCGCCTTCCGCGGGTTGTCGAAGCCGAGCAGGTGCCGGTTCTTGGTGAAGAACTCGGAGACCGAGATCTCCCGCTGCCGCCCGGCGAGTTCCTGCGCCCCGACCGCCCGGCGCCGCCCACCACCGGACGCGGCGCGCCTCCGGGGCGGCGGGGCGGCCGCGGCCGGCGCCGGGGGATCCTCGAACAGGCCGGGTTGAGCACCGCGGCGGCGCGTTTTCGTCGGTGCGCTCATCGGGGCGGCGAGGATAGCAGATCGGCTCCCCCCGGGCGCGCCGCCCCGCCGGTTGGTCGCGCAGGCGGGAGCGCGCCTAGAATACGCGCGCCATGAAAGTGCGAGCGCTGATCGACACGCTGAACAACCTGACCGTCGGTGAACTGGGGACCCTCGCATCCCGCGTGGGCGAAGTCCGGAGCGAGGCGGCGAAGATGGGCCTCGATGAGGTCGCGGCGATCCTCGACGAGGCCCTGGGCTGTCTCGACCGGTGCGACCTGAAGGGCTTCCGCAAGAAGATCCAGCACGCCGTCAGCCGCCTCGGGCACGTGAAGGAGAAAGACCGGCCGCTGGCGGGACAGCTGCCGCCCTCCGTCCGCCGGCGCTCGGTGCGGTGAGCGGAGGGCCGC
Coding sequences within:
- a CDS encoding DNA topoisomerase VI subunit B: MSAPTKTRRRGAQPGLFEDPPAPAAAAPPPRRRAASGGGRRRAVGAQELAGRQREISVSEFFTKNRHLLGFDNPRKALLTTVKEAVDNALDACEEAGILPEIEVAVSQLAEDRFEVRVRDNGPGIVKDQIPKIFGKLLYGSKFHRYRQSRGQQGIGISAAGMYGLLTTGRPVVITSRTGPRRPAHHYEVAIDTRRNKPEILKDTPLEDPSFTRGTEVRITLEGHFTRGRRSVDEYLELTALANPHATLRYLPPKGEPVVWERVTDELPPEPREIKPHPHGVELGNLIKILRDSKERYLATALQASFSRVSAKVAAEICERAKVSPKASPRRLDTREVERLYRAIPKVRIMAPPTNCLVPIGAELIENALRQRIEADFFASCSRPPAVYRGNPFLVEVGLAYGGKLPGDDLAQVTRFANRVPLLYQSGGCAITKAVVQTNWRSYGLSQSKGAPPTGPVLLFVHLASVWVPFTSESKEAIASYPEIVKEIRLALMEVGRRLGAYIRRRERIAAEQKKRSYITRYIPQIGIALQQILSLRDRERDRVVEELKGILERSRKM
- a CDS encoding right-handed parallel beta-helix repeat-containing protein, whose product is MRVHGDGIIATALAVRSPGNRINGLQFAGFSGPEVVLVETWPGGANIFDDCLFGGDGPDESNGGVGLRIVGATSNPGDVGTVTVLRSRFVANEGAISLEGAPGGTLVTLRVSRSWIGTSADGGPGTGNLFAVTATFGTVELVGNRLSGPGDGIDLGPGTDGSRVAGNEIGLSDPAGAACAGFYGPAVRVGGAVTVIGNRIRCSGIGVAVTLEGARARVTSNVIGGGAGDGMLEDGVRFAAAPGVKIDRNRISGSGGAGIARDPASPGPTDQAPEVLCNRAWSNAGGALDLGSPVPSPILGTATPIEVDGTTDPPLTGWVEIFGDEQDQARLFLGAVEPSADGKFRQLIPVVDLRVRPAADGTNHAISFDRSLLGFHTATSFDPGLGGTSDPSVPLAADNQGLAFDVVRGEVANLGPDPAGGTFLGDLVCLAAAVPPGGPEVVDPDVPLPGSAFFYLARRRSGPDLKGTYDPAQCADVAGRAFRGPRRPGNGDCL